The Vitis vinifera cultivar Pinot Noir 40024 chromosome 7, ASM3070453v1 genomic interval GTTCAATAATTATTGATATGAAATTTTCAACTGCAAGAATTCATTCTATATTTCCACTTACATTGACATAATATAGATCCAGAATCAACCATGTGGACACTGATGTCATACAAATAACAGAACTTCTGAGTCCATGCATGGTATTGGCATATGAGTTTGTTTATCatccaaaaaaaagaagacaaaacaCGCACACACAAATGCATGCCTGAAGTTCGCAAGGACCAACAGTCAATGGCTTCCCATCCATAACaccttaataaaaaattgtggcTTGCATGACCTCAAACATATATTTCACTTCCTTCAGAAAGCATATGTGTCAAGGAGAAACACATCAGTAAGTCATGCAAATATTTGGGATTGGAGCTCTTAGGCAGGTTCACTCAACTTGAGTCCTGACCAACCATACATGAGATGATTGTCCTAATAATGTTTGCAGTATGTAACTCACCAAGAGAAAACATTTAACTATTACATATTCAGGATAGTTTTTAGTTCTCTTGTTAATTGCTGAACTGAATATGACACAATTCCTTTTTTCAGAAAGAACCAAATTTGCACTCctcaaaaatcaaatgaaatatcCTCTAAACTTTGAGATGgccattttatttcattcttgaGATTTAGAGGTCCTTAGCAACCAGAACTCACTTCCCTTATACAGGAATTCTTCTTTGACATGCAATAAATTCAAGTCCCAACCAAGTATATAATCAAAAGTGATATTAAGGTGCTTGGACTGGATAAGGCAATGCTGTAacacttaaaaacataaacaaagaGGCAGGCTCAGAAATTttaaaggtaatttttttttctattttttttaagtaaacaaAAGAAGCTTTCAGCCTTTGCAAGAACAACACCCCatcttcaaaagaaattttatttctagtcttccaaactgaccaaaacAAGCACAAAGAGCCTACTTTCCACACCATTTTGCTCTTTTTGCCCACCAAAGCTCCATCCCAGCCCAAAAGAGTCCCCCTTACCGAAGAAGGGAACACTCAACACACACTGAACAGgggaaaaaatagttttcacaCCTCCCTCGTCTTTtcgcaatggagaagaagatggtcaatagactcctcatgaacttggcacaaaaaacatctatttgctaagGCTCATCCCCTCTTATGAATTTGGTCCATAGTTAGAGCTTTTTCCCATGAATCTTCTTAGGCAAAGAAACTAATTTTTGGTTGCACCCAAGAGTTCCAGATTATCTTTATTGGGAAGCAAACTGAAGAATCCGGCTCTTAAGACTTTGTAAAGGGACTTTACAGAAAACTTACCATCTTTGGACTCCAACCACCTTACCCCATCCCCCTTATCCAACATCACTTTTTCCCCACTCAATCACCCCAGCAGGTTCTCCACTTCacccagctcccaatcattgaaaagCCTAGTGAAATGAGGGTTCCAACTCCCCCTCCCCTTTCCCCACTTGTTGAACCAGTCCATAAATCACAcacccaagcctctttggatgcaactaaaacaaataaagagGGGAAAGAATCGCACAACAGTGAGgttccacaccacttgtccttccaaTTTATGACAATAACACTGACCCCCAGGCTACACAACCAGGGTTTGACTGTCCCCATGTCTTAAAAGAGTACACCCCCAAAATCCCCATTGAATGCAAGATTcatctcatatttttattacaacCTCCAAGAAATTCATCAACTAAACTAGCCAGCATGTTCCTAAGCTGAATATTGCCTAAACTGAGCCTGTTACAATTGAGAGaacaaatgcaaaaaaaaaaagaaaccacaTTTTTAAAGCCCCTAGAAAGCAAAACCAGTGATCTACCTTCACAGAAGCCTCAGTGCGGTCAATGGTACTGTTAAAGACTCTGCTGAGGATTCTGATCTTTTCCTCAGCTTCATTATAAAAACCCATCAAAAAATTGAGCCATTGAGAAGAAGTGACCCTCCCCGCAAATTTTTCCAGGAAATATTTTCCCTCGAAACAAACAAGCCTTAGAACGTATAAAAGATTCCAAAaccagaaaaattaaaaatgacacAGAAAACGTGCTACACAATGCGTTAGCAATCTCGGAAAGCATTTTCCCAAAACTGAACTTCGTCATTTTCAATTACCACTGCATAACATAAATCACAATCCCAATAAAACGCATAAAAAGAACTGAGAAATATTAGATCTTTACTGAACCAACACTCGCATTGGAACAAACCCacaaaaccccaaaccctaattTCCCAATCAAGCTCATAttcaacacaaaaaaaaaaaaaaaaaagattccacaaaaccctaaaccctaattGTTAAAAAAGAACAATTTCAACATAACATAAAACAAATTGCCCGTTATATGAAATTCAACTCATTGTAAAGACTTGATTCAGAGCTAACATGGGTTCGAAAACACTAACCTTTCACTGAATTCAACAAAGCTTCACTCAATTCAGATTAAACAGAGGCGTTTTCCACcagagagaaagagggagagCGAGTACGGGAGAGAgactgattttttttctttttttgttctttttcatttcttaggTTTTTTTACATGAGGAAGAATCTGGTGGATCGGAGAGCAGGCTTGTCAGGCAGGGTGGCGTCACTAGTCGCTTCTCTCTGCGCCACGTGTTTAGCTCGTATGATATGGTTGCTATAAAATTTGGGGAATAGaagggaaaataatttttaaaacaaagaaaaatataaaatatatttaaatttaataaattatttttatattctactttaaatttattttaattatctaaaatttttaatgtaaaaattaaataatttaaaaataaataaacttttaactcttattttattttatattatatcaagTCAACCAAAACtaacctaaaaattaaaaaaaaaatgtttcaaaatcaaatatgtTATATACAAACAattaaacatcttttaattatttttattttttatttttttcttgacggctattttaaatcaaatttatattacatgcaaaatcaaatttatttttaaaatattaaaaatataaaaaaaataacttaaaaatattttaagtttataaatagatttttattttataaaacattaaagaataatttttaaaaattattataaaaaaccattttgtttaaccattttttaaaatacttccCTAGCGAAGTGGTCTGTTTgggaaatgttttttaaaatagctttgaaaaatagtttttgaaaattattctttagaaaaaagtatgtttaaaaacttaaaatgtttttaacttatttttaaaaataatttttatatttagtattttatttttaattattttacatatttatataattattttttaaaacagtctaaaaatataaataaaaaataataattaaaaaatgttatctgaaaacaccttattatttgttattaaatacataaaatagaaaatattttttttgttattaaacattttcctaatttttataattttttactctgaaaaatataaaattattctaaaaaatagtcaTTAAATAGATATAAGTTTCTCAcatgtttttaatttgaaagATGCGTGGGTATATGTCCAATATAAGCTTTTGGCAACTTTGAATCAAATTctcccaattttttatttaaaattttggctTTTGTCTAGTCTTTTTTTTAAGCATTAACTTGACCATGAAAATGAGAGCTCATAAAAGACACGATGCCCATTTGGTTGAATGGAATGGGGATTAGAAACATGAGACTTCTTTCCATATGTTAATAACTTGGAAGACTAAGGTAATGGTTGGAAAAGGTCTTTGAATGGAGGTGAATGGTcatcctctctctctccccgTTATCTTCCGATCTTAGTAGTCAAGAAAACTAGAGAGAATtcatgaaaacttaaaataacaTTCTATGTAATATCTAATAGCATAAGATGAAATTATCATAAATTGAGTGCTTATTTTCATGATCAATTGTTGATATCagaaaaacactttttatttcaaaaacatttaaaGTTAGAATATGATCaaagatatgaaaattttgaataaaatatgaagaatatgaaaaatatgattagtATAAATCATATGACCtgaacatatataaaaaagtgtgattaaggtaaaaataaaataacgtgAATACAAAATTTTCGTGCAACACTTTTTTTTATAGACACAAAAGCTGACCTTATTACTTTAACGGTGTCATGTAAATGGGTAATATTTAAACGAGTAAAAGCTACTCTAAAAATAACATACTATTTTTCCATAAGAGCTCTTGTTGATTGAATGGTTCGAAATTTTAATGTAGGTTTTGCATCATCTAGGGTTATAACACGTTCCAAGAGTTAGGTTGTCCACCTATTAAAAGGGTTCATAACATTACGAGATAACTTGATCTATTTTTATTAGGGGCGTTAGAGGATTAAGAGACCCTTAACTAGTATAGAAGGACCAAGAAAGAGAACGTCCTCCTTTAACATTACCTTTATGTATTTGGTTCGAGGAGAAGTAAGAAATTTCTAAATTGGTGCATGTACATGACACTTTGCCAATTATTCTAACCCTTTTTCTAAGACATAAAATTAATATAGAATTAATAGAAACTCATCTAAACTGTTTTGAAACTTTGAGTTATTCTTAGGACCTAACTGTATattcaaagatattttttaaacatatattaaaaaagaatatcaTCAATCATATGGGATCaaatatacaatttttaatttacCACTTGAATGCCTCTAGCAACACAATAACGCAGCTAGCATTGACTTAACTTGGAGGGGAAAAGCCAGACACATCAATAGACCATGACCTGGCTAGGCAGAGGAGACTAGGTCTTTTCTCAAAGCGATACACTTGATGCTCCCCATTAATCTTCAAGCTTGGTTTAGTTGCTGCCATGGAGATACACCCATGACTCCATGAGCTTTTCCCCCAATCATATGCTCCTTTTCAAACATGGGACCATTCCTTTGAATGAacataaagaaataataatgatggGGCTGATGGTAGGTGAGAGTATTTAAGTAAAACcttcaacaaaatcaaatacccccaaaaaaagaaaaagaaaaggagtaTATAGTCATACCTGTTTGACTTTGCTCGAGGTCTGAGGGAAGACTGATAATAATGTCATTGAAATTTCTTAGTCCAAGAGTTGATTTTGACCAATTACTTTGAATCTAAATTTTCTCAAGCGTGTTTGACaaagtgttaatttttttttttttttactaattaacAACCCACTTGATCATCTGCATGAAACTGGCTCAAACTCTATAAAATCTAGCTTTGTTTTCCTCCCCCTCATTGCCCAACTCCTCTCTAATCTGCTCTGCAAACAAGAGACTCCTCCATTTTATATTTGAAGGTAGTCTTGGAAACCAGAGGTGCCCATCAATGGCGAATGCACTGACAGAAGACCAGATTGTTCAGTTCCGGGAAGCCTTTTGTCTGATTGACAAAGACTCAGATGGTagagttctctctctctctctctctcatcaacTTCATGTTGAGTTTCACAACATTTTCATTAAGGATTGGAGCTAAAACTTTCTATGTGTAGGTTCAATTACAGTGGAAGAACTGGCAACTGTGATCCAATCTTTGGATGGGCATCCAACACAAGAAGAAGTTCAGGATATGATAAGTGAGGTTGATGCTGATGGAAATAGGAGTATAGACTTTGCTGAGTTCTTGAATATTATGGCAAGAAAAATGAAGGTGATTAACCACATATAACAGAATTAGGGTTAGGGTCTCCTTAGAAACTGTTCTTCTTCAAAAGAGTTCTTCaatgttttcaagaataataCTTTATTCAGGgcctaaaaagtaaaaataacttatcttcaaaaataaattctcaaaaaatggtttttgttagaagtttgtcaaatatgttttttgagttagaaaatcattttcgatgtaaagaaatgaaaagtaCTATTTTCCATAACAATCATCAAATGAGGCATTATAATTTGTTTTAGtatgcaccatttttttttttgagaggtTAATCATGAAAATGTGAATTTTCATAGGAAAATGTTGCCGAGGAAATAAAAGAGGCTTTCAAAGTATTTGATCGGGATCAAGATGGATACATATCCGCCATCGAGGTAAATTccatcttatttttgtttttgaaaattgttaagaatatatgatatatattgtaattttaaatcctaataatttaaacttttgaaaaagtTGATCACTCAATATTACATTAAAGTCTTATTTAGCAGGAAATCATGACTTTTAACTTTACcacatgatttatttatctataaatCAAAGTATTTCTCCACATGCAGATGTGGGACAATCAcaaacaagagagagagagagggtatTGAAAATTAAGCTCTTTGAAAATAGCTTTTCAGCATCATTCTAGATGGTGGCTCCATTTTCTGCATCTTTGAACAACATGATATGATTTCATTCAAAGggtacactttttttttttttcttcttgtgaaCTCACCTGCTTCAACTACTTTACAACATTACTCCTAAAAAAAGTTTTCTTGGAAAATGACCAAGTTTCAAAATGGAATgatcatattttcttttgatgTACAGCTGAGAAATGTGATGATAAATTTGGGGGAGAGACTAACAGATGAAGAGGCAGAACAAATGATCAGAGAGGCTGATATGGATGGTGATGGTCAAGTCAGCTATGAGGAGTTTGCAAAGATGATGATGACtttcaattaatatttaatattaatctctctctctctctctctctctctctctctctcgcttaTGTATTTTATCATCTCTCAAAGCTTCTTCTAAAACAAACTTTTCTTCTAGGGAAAGTACTTCTATTTGTAAAATTGTGTCCTCATTGTGAAAGCGCCCAATTTGACAAACTAGAAGATTATGAGGGTTAGGTGGGATCTCAAAAATACAATGGGATTTTTCTTTGACTGGCTACATTAATTAATGCTTGACAATGGTGGCATGTGCCCTAATGGGTTTCTTGTGTTGACCGAAAAGAATGTTATCTAATAAATGAAATGATAAATTGCTTTTGCCCTTTTACCATgaattaagattttgatttgcCAAGTCCGCcaaattgtaaatattttttaataattttgatttttaaatataaattcaagCTAAATTGGTTGAGTATTAGGTTTCGGTTTAAAAAACTGATAATAAACAAAATTGAACCAAATCAAAAATTACATATACATATGTTTCATTATTAATTTGATGTACTTCTTCTATTTTAGATGGAGTTTTGATCTAAattaagatgaaaaataaatatggatTTGAATCTCTGGACccttttacaattttctttctctcatcaTACggttataataatataatttgaaataagttgcaataatatgatttaaataaaGCTCTAAAAcaacttattaaaataatatcatttaaGTTTTGTAGACTACAATATTTAATATAGGCCTTTTGGATTCAACTTGAAtaaaatgaaccaaattaaaGCTAACGGATTAGGTAAGTTATTGTTattaaattgaatcaaatcaaatGGTTCAATTCTTTCTATAATTTCAACTAGTTGAATGCttggtttgatttgattttaacaTGAGACTTGAAATAAATGTCCAAAAGctagatttttcaattttcaatttttaaaagagaaaaataatgacTTTGAATAAAGTAATGGTTGGAGATGTATTGAGATTCTTTGGTCCTTGCACTAGAGTGGGGATGAGGATATGTAATGGTGAAGAAAAAAGGGACTCATCACTAGTATTGTTTTCACATTGGAAAGGCTTGTAATTGGAAGCCCATGTAGGGTAGGTGATGACATCCCCAAATTTATCATTACTTCCATCCATCATGCccattttaaaaagttaaatctactatttgattattttattccatctcaatttacctttttttttttaataaaaaatattctatagtTTTTTATACAGCCATTTTAGAGAGCTTATTCAACAGAATCTATTACTCAAATAAGAAGAATGTTACATAGTAATGTATGTAtatctaataaaaattaattaatatattaatgaaaattaggAACCAATTCAAGTTGTTGACTAATAATCAATCCACCATTGAACAAAAAATATGCCTCAAGTCCAACTAATTGGATCATAACTTATGCTAATgtgttataattataaaatttcgtagttatataaattaaattcaacCATTTTCAAAGTGTCATTAACTTGTCTATGATAAAAATGGGTAAAAGGACCATAAATAAAGATTCACATGGGATCATACTACGGTTAGGATTGAAATTCACATTAGGATTGAAACCATCAATTAGAATATTGGAGGGTTTTGGATCAAAATAAATCTTATTAAACGATTTATCAATTTCATTActcttttttctaaaaaaaaaaagaatgaatgtGTAAAAGTCAATATCATCGGAAATTCATAATGTTATATAAAAAACATGAATATTGCTGGTTATTCTCAAATTAGTATATATCAGCATAAGAGTTTTAATAAATTAGAGACTTTTATCAAGCGTCTCAATTCAACTATGTGGTGACAATGAGATAGATATTTTTTTGGGGGTGTACCGAGTTGgacaagtttgaaaaataagaaaagtataAACTAGTTAAGGATaagtatgaaaatatatatatatttttttggatgtGAGTCGGGTTTGGATATTTCTCTACCCCACCCAATTACatgtataattaaataaaaaataatttagttaaaTTCTTTTTCACTTGCATAGAATAAAAGATAAACCTTCCCATTAGACAACCCTCGTCTTACCCTAGCCCAAGAATCTTGGCCCAAATAGGCCCAAATCCGGCCCACAAAAGCCCAAATCTCCCTCAAAGAGATTCCCTTCCATGTGAACTGAAAGCCGTAAAATTCACAAAAATGACGACTCCAACAGACCTCTCAGATTACTCACCATCCGCTACCATAACCCCCTTCGACTGCCCGGTTCCCTTGCTCCGCGGACCGGTTCCGGCCAGTCCGTCCGACGACCCATCGGCAGGTCCGTTCGTTCTTGCATTCCGAGACTCTCGAGCCTGGAGATCCGCCTTCAAAGCCTGCGAATCCAAAATCATCGAGCAGTGCGAGGCCGGAGCAAGGATCGGGTGTGCCGTCAGCGCATCGAGCAAGTGTGGACCGCCCTGGTGGTGGGCTCTGATTGGCCGAAGCCCTCCGAGCCTGGCGGAGAGGGAAGAGTGCGAAGAGCGTGAAATGGCGGCCTGTGTTGCGGCTTCCAAGGAGAAGTGTGTGAAGTTTGCTAAGGACAAGTGTTTGGGTCCGTTCAGAGATGCGAGAATTGCGGTGAATGGGAGGGATTTGacgaggaagaagaagagggaagCAGTGGAGTTGATTTTTTGGGCTTCCATGGGTGGGAGAAGAAATTCAATTGGATTGGAGAATTTGGGGTCTTGGGTTTTGTCGAAATGCAAACTTGGAGAGACCAACTACAGGGGAAGTGATTTACTGGATACTCAAAATGTTGAAAATTCCTTGTGTTTGAGGTGAATTGTTGGGAAAGAACAAGGGTTTTGTGGCGTTTTGGATTTTTGTTTGAGGTGAATTGTTGGTAATGGAACATGGGTTCTGtggcatttgatatttttcattttttggttttttgtgggGGTCAAGAAGTAGAGAAGAATGATTTCTTTCAGCTGGTTTGGGGGCATTGGGGATTGGTGAATGaaaagaaggtgatgaagaaAGGGGATTTCAGAGTTCATTACTGGGTTTTAAGGACTGGTACAGTTGGAATGAAAAATTATAGAGGAAGTGATTTAGTAGGCTGTGAAAGCTGAGAAGGGGGTGGGGGCGGGTGTGTTCAAGGAGTAGAAAAGAATGATTCCTTTTAGCTGGTTGGGGGGCATTGGGGATTGGTGAGTGAAAGGAAGGTGATGAAGAAAGGGATTTCATAGTTGATTATTGGGTTTTGTTGGATGGGATTATGAGGTTTAGTTTTAAGTGGGGTTGTTGGAACTGTATGGTTGGGGTGGCAAATTATAGAGGAAATGATTTAGTTGGCTGTTATACTGGTGCTGTGTCTAATGGGTTCTGTGGcattgggttttttttctttctttctcgttcctttatttttttggggTCAAGAAGTGGAGAAGAATGATTGCTTTGGCTGGTTTGGGGGTATTGAGGATAGGTGAGTGAAAGGAAGGTGATGAAGAAAGGGATTTCATAGTTGATTATTGGGTTTTGTTGGATGGGATTATGAGGTTTAGTTTTAAGTGGGGTTCTTGGAACTGCATGGTTGAGGTGACAAATTATAGAGGAAGTGATCTAGTAGTTGGCTGTGATACTAGTGCTGTGAATGCTGAGAATTCCTCTAATGGGTTCTGTggcattggttttttttttctttctttcttgttcctttatttttttggggTCAAGAAGTGGAGAAGAATGATT includes:
- the LOC100249330 gene encoding calmodulin-like protein 8, which gives rise to MANALTEDQIVQFREAFCLIDKDSDGSITVEELATVIQSLDGHPTQEEVQDMISEVDADGNRSIDFAEFLNIMARKMKENVAEEIKEAFKVFDRDQDGYISAIELRNVMINLGERLTDEEAEQMIREADMDGDGQVSYEEFAKMMMTFN
- the LOC132254052 gene encoding uncharacterized protein LOC116803646 — encoded protein: MTTPTDLSDYSPSATITPFDCPVPLLRGPVPASPSDDPSAGPFVLAFRDSRAWRSAFKACESKIIEQCEAGARIGCAVSASSKCGPPWWWALIGRSPPSLAEREECEEREMAACVAASKEKCVKFAKDKCLGPFRDARIAVNGRDLTRKKKREAVELIFWASMGGRRNSIGLENLGSWVLSKCKLGETNYRGSDLLDTQNVENSLCLR